One part of the Treponema sp. OMZ 787 genome encodes these proteins:
- a CDS encoding DUF4097 family beta strand repeat-containing protein, giving the protein MNKIGKTVLIIFFGLIFVGIGYSLGGRFFYKSKHRIRERNFIDRAYNKIMSAAGNIEDMADNIESWGDDMNEYFDDEYEKAETISLNGIKNFYLKSEVAEVRIEIIDKEDEAYYKIYRINPKYFDVEKKGDTISFEDNTPSKFFKNLGFNFKKHSAKIYIGLPRNIVFNNFEIKSGVGELDIRDINVEKFILAAGVGEVSIYDAKIEKEAAIIAGVGEVNFKDSAVKNMDVRSGVGSFSFSGKALGKTSIKGGIGEADLKIDGSAADYNFDVSAGLGEVLINGKKSKTFLADRQKETGAENTITVKGGIGSVSIRFKD; this is encoded by the coding sequence ATGAATAAAATAGGAAAGACGGTTTTAATTATTTTTTTTGGACTTATCTTTGTAGGTATAGGTTATAGTTTGGGCGGAAGATTTTTTTATAAATCTAAGCATCGAATCCGTGAAAGGAATTTTATCGACAGAGCTTATAATAAAATAATGTCGGCAGCAGGAAATATAGAGGATATGGCAGACAATATTGAATCATGGGGGGATGATATGAATGAATATTTTGATGATGAATACGAAAAGGCTGAAACAATCAGCCTGAACGGGATTAAGAATTTTTATCTTAAATCGGAAGTTGCAGAAGTCAGGATCGAAATAATCGATAAAGAAGATGAAGCTTATTATAAGATTTACCGAATTAATCCCAAATATTTTGATGTAGAAAAAAAAGGAGACACAATCAGCTTTGAAGACAATACTCCTTCAAAGTTTTTTAAGAATCTGGGGTTTAACTTTAAAAAACATTCGGCAAAAATATACATAGGTCTGCCGCGAAACATAGTATTTAATAATTTCGAAATTAAAAGCGGAGTCGGTGAACTGGATATTAGAGACATAAATGTAGAAAAATTTATCCTTGCAGCCGGGGTCGGAGAAGTAAGTATTTATGACGCAAAGATTGAAAAAGAAGCTGCCATCATAGCCGGGGTTGGAGAAGTAAACTTTAAAGACTCGGCCGTAAAAAATATGGATGTAAGATCGGGTGTGGGTTCTTTTAGTTTTTCAGGCAAGGCTCTTGGTAAGACCTCAATCAAGGGCGGCATAGGCGAAGCGGACCTGAAAATAGACGGCTCTGCAGCAGATTATAACTTTGATGTAAGTGCCGGTCTTGGCGAAGTATTGATTAACGGAAAAAAATCAAAAACCTTTTTAGCCGACAGACAAAAGGAAACAGGCGCCGAAAATACAATCACCGTCAAAGGCGGAATAGGCTCGGTAAGTATAAGGTTTAAGGATTAA
- a CDS encoding DUF1700 domain-containing protein has protein sequence MTRREFIEELEDRLRHLPYKDRKEAVKFYEEYFDEAGSENEQTVINELRSPAHIASKILSDYAVKEAEGAKKSARGGFRALWFTILGIFAAPIAIPLAVGLTIVIVLLCVGLCLASVALVFGGGILAVFAFGLLFVDFGSGLLLIGLILIAIGLTRLLYFFVTAIIKKISQLVKRI, from the coding sequence ATGACAAGACGGGAATTCATTGAGGAACTTGAAGACAGACTTCGGCATCTGCCCTACAAGGACAGGAAGGAGGCCGTCAAATTCTACGAAGAATATTTTGATGAAGCAGGAAGTGAAAATGAGCAAACCGTAATAAATGAACTTAGAAGTCCGGCCCACATTGCTTCAAAAATTCTTTCGGACTATGCCGTAAAAGAAGCCGAAGGAGCAAAAAAATCTGCACGAGGCGGCTTTAGAGCCCTTTGGTTTACAATCCTCGGAATCTTTGCAGCTCCCATCGCCATACCTCTGGCCGTCGGGCTAACGATAGTAATAGTCCTATTATGCGTAGGGCTTTGCCTTGCCTCGGTTGCCCTTGTTTTCGGAGGAGGAATCTTAGCGGTTTTTGCCTTCGGGCTTCTTTTTGTAGATTTCGGATCCGGCCTTCTTTTGATAGGCCTGATTTTAATAGCTATAGGTCTTACAAGACTTTTATACTTTTTTGTCACTGCGATAATCAAAAAAATATCGCAGCTGGTAAAAAGAATCTAA
- a CDS encoding DUF4097 family beta strand repeat-containing protein, which translates to MTKDQFLTELNSYLSVLKPEDRKNTIEFYEEYFEDAENEEAAIEELGSPKKLAEEIIDFHKASYKGENNQVVSQQFSQDDSISEIILNITAASVLIRGTQEEKIEYTTQNIADDDFSAKIENGKLIIKEKPVFFFSKKGFASFLENFNINTSFNAANREISINIPKNTNLVKLEFNSQMGSLKIEDVNIEIIEGYTTCGNFSVKGSLHKKIDFNTSAGAIKMKDAEIESMKLSSSAGYIKFENIKSDNISASTGAGAIDFIKIESSYIKANSGAGNITANEVNADRVNFNTGAGTNRFRKCNFNSETILNTGAGSIIFQGNLHGYAKINSAIGPVDLNLPNGIESYDISISSNQGRIKLNGENVEKRGDRINLGSKSANTNIKINTSFGTIKLTTKEGE; encoded by the coding sequence ATGACAAAGGATCAATTTTTAACCGAACTTAACTCTTACCTTTCGGTTTTAAAACCTGAAGATAGAAAAAATACGATCGAATTTTATGAAGAATATTTTGAAGATGCCGAAAACGAAGAAGCTGCAATTGAAGAACTCGGCTCTCCGAAAAAGCTCGCAGAAGAAATTATCGATTTTCATAAGGCATCATACAAAGGAGAAAATAATCAAGTTGTTTCTCAACAATTTTCTCAAGATGACAGCATTTCCGAAATTATCTTAAACATAACGGCTGCAAGCGTTTTGATAAGGGGCACTCAAGAGGAAAAGATTGAGTACACAACTCAAAATATTGCAGATGATGATTTTTCGGCAAAGATTGAAAACGGAAAACTTATAATAAAAGAAAAACCCGTTTTCTTTTTCAGTAAAAAAGGTTTTGCTTCATTTTTGGAAAACTTTAACATCAATACCTCTTTTAATGCAGCAAACAGAGAAATCTCGATAAACATTCCCAAAAACACAAATCTTGTAAAACTCGAATTTAATTCCCAAATGGGTTCTTTAAAAATAGAAGATGTAAATATCGAAATTATTGAAGGATACACAACTTGCGGAAATTTTTCGGTAAAAGGAAGTTTACACAAAAAAATAGACTTTAACACTTCTGCCGGAGCTATAAAGATGAAAGATGCTGAGATTGAAAGTATGAAGCTTTCTTCTTCGGCAGGTTATATAAAATTCGAAAACATAAAATCGGATAATATTTCTGCATCAACAGGAGCCGGAGCAATTGATTTTATAAAAATAGAAAGCTCTTACATCAAGGCAAATTCCGGAGCCGGAAATATAACGGCAAATGAAGTAAACGCAGACAGAGTAAACTTCAATACCGGGGCCGGAACAAATAGATTCCGAAAGTGTAATTTTAATTCAGAAACTATTTTGAACACTGGAGCAGGAAGTATAATTTTCCAAGGCAATTTACACGGCTATGCTAAAATCAATTCTGCCATAGGGCCGGTAGATCTTAATTTACCGAATGGAATAGAAAGTTACGATATAAGTATTTCTTCCAACCAAGGCAGAATAAAACTAAACGGAGAAAATGTAGAAAAAAGAGGCGACAGAATAAATCTCGGAAGTAAATCAGCAAACACAAATATAAAAATCAACACAAGTTTCGGAACAATTAAACTAACAACCAAGGAAGGAGAATAA
- a CDS encoding PadR family transcriptional regulator — MIFSINTGLLEACVLALLKDSDSYGYKLTQDVKSLLPISESTLYPVLKRLQTSGYLETYDQPIDGRNRKYYKITPAGLRQHELYIEEWKSYKDLIDKIFKGTAL; from the coding sequence ATGATTTTTTCGATAAACACCGGTTTACTTGAAGCCTGCGTTTTAGCCCTTTTAAAAGATTCTGATTCTTACGGCTACAAGCTCACGCAGGATGTCAAAAGCCTTCTTCCCATATCGGAATCCACCTTATACCCTGTCCTAAAGCGCTTACAAACGAGCGGGTATTTGGAAACTTATGATCAGCCGATTGACGGGCGAAACCGTAAGTACTACAAGATAACGCCGGCCGGCTTGAGGCAGCACGAACTTTATATTGAAGAGTGGAAGTCCTATAAGGATTTGATAGACAAAATTTTTAAGGGCACTGCCCTCTAG
- a CDS encoding SLC13 family permease, with the protein MINPLILSVVVMTVLCLLHVNLLVSIVLAAILGGLVGGLGLSGTMEAMVLGMGDNSEIVLSYVLLGLIAAAINETHLVDFVAVKAYKNLRGKKFLLLFLLTFVGIISETVAPIHISWIPLVVPFLLVIMNSMKLDRRAVACSLTFSLKWPYLIFPIGFGLVFHTIIARAMAQNGLEFQIKDVWKSMLVPGMAMVVGWLISVFVSYRKPREYEQDGFEFDMEYEVKFGRKEWAAAISIVVLAVVQIITKSMAWGCIASITVLLGTATADIRKSNERMNYSMRIMGAIAFIMLVAGGFSKIMVATGSIDSLVSHTASLFGTNKLAAAFFMLLIGLLITMGIGTSFGSVPIIATLYVPLGIKLGFSPAAVACLVGTAAALGDAGSPSSDVTLGPTSGLITDRQHNHIWDTCVPTFLHFNIPLLIGGVIGALIL; encoded by the coding sequence ATGATTAATCCCTTAATCCTGTCTGTTGTTGTTATGACTGTTCTCTGCTTGCTTCATGTAAATCTTTTGGTTTCGATTGTCCTAGCAGCAATTTTGGGCGGCCTTGTAGGAGGCTTGGGGCTTTCAGGAACAATGGAAGCCATGGTTTTGGGTATGGGAGATAATTCGGAAATAGTTCTTTCTTATGTTTTATTGGGGCTTATCGCTGCGGCAATTAACGAAACTCATCTTGTAGATTTTGTTGCCGTAAAAGCTTATAAAAATTTAAGAGGCAAGAAGTTTTTGCTTTTGTTTTTACTTACCTTTGTCGGAATTATATCTGAAACTGTAGCTCCTATACATATTTCTTGGATTCCTCTGGTTGTTCCATTCCTTTTGGTTATCATGAACAGTATGAAGCTCGATAGACGGGCGGTAGCCTGTAGTTTAACATTTTCATTAAAGTGGCCTTATTTGATTTTTCCCATAGGATTCGGCTTGGTTTTTCATACGATTATAGCAAGAGCCATGGCTCAAAACGGTCTTGAATTTCAAATAAAAGATGTTTGGAAGTCTATGCTTGTGCCGGGAATGGCTATGGTTGTAGGCTGGTTGATTTCGGTCTTTGTTTCTTACCGTAAACCGCGTGAATATGAGCAAGACGGCTTTGAATTCGATATGGAGTATGAAGTCAAATTTGGAAGAAAAGAATGGGCTGCTGCTATTTCAATCGTAGTTTTGGCTGTAGTTCAGATAATAACAAAATCCATGGCCTGGGGATGTATAGCAAGTATAACCGTTTTGCTTGGAACGGCTACTGCCGATATACGGAAATCCAATGAGCGAATGAACTATAGTATGAGAATCATGGGTGCGATTGCCTTTATAATGCTTGTCGCCGGAGGTTTTTCAAAGATTATGGTTGCGACAGGCAGTATAGACTCTCTTGTGTCTCATACTGCATCCTTATTCGGAACAAATAAGCTTGCGGCAGCTTTTTTTATGCTTTTGATTGGTTTATTGATTACCATGGGGATAGGCACTTCTTTCGGCAGCGTACCGATAATTGCAACTCTTTATGTTCCTTTGGGTATAAAATTAGGCTTTAGCCCGGCTGCTGTTGCCTGCCTTGTAGGAACAGCTGCTGCCTTGGGAGATGCAGGCTCCCCGTCATCTGATGTTACCTTGGGCCCGACCAGCGGTCTTATTACCGATCGCCAGCATAACCATATTTGGGATACCTGTGTGCCTACATTCTTACATTTTAATATCCCGCTTTTGATCGGCGGTGTAATCGGTGCTTTAATTCTATAA
- a CDS encoding DUF2147 domain-containing protein — protein sequence MKKTIFIAFFFICILAMGFSEDPVVGLWKSVDEKTNEVTGVWNIYEKDGKLFGEMLVTIGHDPKEAASSCKESYKDFPKPGKVNEMPLVGTPFIYNLVKKSEGSWHKGYIIDPGDGKYYYCKIIFHKADGKKYKSDTLEMRGEIGLGIGRSQYWLRTDRAETDELIKTNTVKE from the coding sequence ATGAAAAAAACAATTTTTATTGCTTTCTTTTTTATTTGTATTTTGGCTATGGGCTTTTCCGAAGATCCTGTTGTAGGGTTATGGAAGAGCGTGGACGAAAAAACTAATGAAGTTACCGGAGTTTGGAACATCTATGAAAAAGATGGAAAGCTTTTTGGCGAGATGCTTGTAACAATAGGGCATGATCCTAAAGAAGCCGCCTCTTCATGCAAAGAATCATATAAAGATTTTCCTAAACCCGGAAAGGTAAATGAGATGCCCCTTGTAGGCACTCCTTTTATTTACAATCTTGTAAAAAAATCGGAGGGTTCATGGCATAAGGGGTATATTATAGATCCGGGTGACGGCAAGTATTATTATTGTAAAATAATATTTCATAAGGCTGACGGAAAAAAATATAAGTCCGATACCCTTGAAATGCGTGGTGAAATAGGCTTAGGCATAGGCAGAAGTCAGTATTGGCTTAGAACAGACCGGGCCGAAACCGATGAATTGATCAAAACTAATACGGTTAAAGAATAA
- a CDS encoding anaerobic ribonucleoside-triphosphate reductase activating protein, which produces MLAGLQKTSLVNFPRRVAAAVFLPGCNMRCPYCHNAELALASPSSFNGNTQSANEYYELSEIYMFLEKRKGLISGLVISGGEPLMSPALFELIERAKALNLAVKIDTNGLFPGRLEDLINSDSLKPDMIALDVKTSPERYGELLATNTKEAAEKAKASILKTIDILKSNSGNLETEYRTVLAPALVFEEEIKKIASILPKNARWRLAQFVPGVCLSPEWNSVEPYPLSKAQGLTTLAKSLIPDTELR; this is translated from the coding sequence ATGCTTGCAGGTTTACAAAAAACCAGCTTAGTAAATTTTCCCCGCCGCGTCGCTGCGGCGGTTTTTTTGCCCGGCTGTAATATGAGATGTCCCTATTGTCATAATGCCGAGCTGGCCCTAGCCTCGCCTTCTTCTTTCAACGGAAATACGCAAAGTGCCAATGAGTATTATGAACTTTCCGAAATTTATATGTTTTTGGAAAAAAGAAAGGGCCTTATCTCAGGGCTTGTAATTTCTGGAGGCGAACCTTTAATGTCTCCAGCCTTGTTTGAACTAATTGAGAGAGCAAAAGCCTTAAACCTTGCAGTAAAAATAGACACAAACGGCCTTTTCCCCGGACGGCTGGAAGATCTCATAAATTCGGATTCGTTAAAACCCGACATGATAGCCCTTGATGTAAAAACCTCTCCCGAAAGGTATGGGGAACTTTTAGCTACTAACACAAAGGAAGCTGCAGAAAAAGCAAAAGCTTCTATTTTGAAAACAATTGATATTTTAAAATCAAACAGCGGTAATTTGGAAACAGAATACAGAACAGTTCTGGCTCCCGCCCTTGTATTTGAAGAAGAAATAAAAAAGATAGCCTCCATCCTGCCTAAAAACGCAAGATGGAGGCTTGCCCAATTTGTGCCGGGAGTCTGCTTAAGCCCTGAGTGGAACTCGGTAGAACCCTATCCTCTTTCTAAGGCTCAAGGCCTTACAACCCTTGCTAAAAGCTTAATTCCCGACACGGAACTCCGCTGA
- the nrdD gene encoding anaerobic ribonucleoside-triphosphate reductase yields MRNIEEINSEIENVKKELENVHGTGTEVYARIVGYYRSVRNWNKGKREEYNHRIMFSSENERIEKTLSGCNCDCPPISNHTPDFSGSCNISEKKEHIA; encoded by the coding sequence ATGAGGAATATTGAAGAAATCAATTCAGAAATTGAAAATGTAAAAAAGGAACTTGAAAATGTTCACGGTACAGGCACTGAAGTTTATGCCAGAATTGTAGGCTATTACAGATCAGTGAGAAACTGGAACAAGGGCAAGAGAGAAGAATATAACCACAGGATTATGTTCTCATCCGAAAACGAAAGGATCGAAAAAACTCTATCCGGATGTAACTGTGATTGCCCGCCCATCAGCAATCATACCCCTGACTTTTCAGGTTCCTGCAATATTTCAGAAAAAAAAGAACACATAGCCTAA
- a CDS encoding ABC transporter ATP-binding protein: MNIVQVKNLKKTYPLGKVLVEAVKGVDFAIEQGEFVSISGPSGSGKSTILNMIGLIDTPSGGELIINNESIYKESDFASLLKKQNKKVKVPNRLDKKMTVLRHEYLGFIFQSFNLVPVLNVYENIEFPLLFGRAKESKAKQTEWINYLIDKVGLSEWKHHKSNELSGGQRQRVAIARALATKPQIVLADEPTANLDSKTGIQILELMKEVNRELKTTFIFSTHDSKIVDMTDHRIKILDGQILEDVKASA, from the coding sequence ATGAATATTGTACAAGTTAAAAACTTAAAAAAGACTTATCCGTTGGGAAAAGTTTTGGTTGAAGCCGTAAAAGGCGTAGATTTTGCTATTGAGCAAGGAGAATTCGTTTCTATATCAGGGCCTTCCGGTTCGGGGAAATCTACTATTCTCAATATGATAGGTTTGATAGATACACCCTCAGGCGGAGAGCTTATCATAAACAATGAAAGTATTTATAAAGAATCCGACTTTGCTTCTCTTTTAAAAAAGCAAAACAAAAAGGTTAAGGTTCCGAATCGGCTCGACAAAAAGATGACGGTGCTCCGGCACGAGTATTTGGGTTTTATCTTTCAATCATTTAACCTTGTACCCGTTTTAAACGTATACGAAAATATAGAGTTCCCGCTTTTGTTTGGAAGAGCAAAAGAAAGTAAAGCAAAGCAAACAGAATGGATTAACTATTTAATAGACAAAGTTGGTTTAAGCGAATGGAAGCACCATAAATCGAACGAGCTTTCAGGAGGTCAAAGACAGAGGGTTGCAATTGCAAGGGCCTTGGCTACAAAACCTCAAATAGTTTTGGCAGATGAACCTACCGCAAACCTTGATTCAAAAACGGGTATCCAGATATTGGAACTTATGAAAGAGGTAAACAGAGAACTTAAAACAACCTTTATCTTTTCGACACATGATTCAAAGATTGTAGATATGACGGACCACCGTATTAAGATTTTGGACGGCCAAATTCTCGAAGATGTAAAGGCTTCAGCTTAA
- a CDS encoding ABC transporter permease has product MNKTIFKMAVKNLFANKAKMIITLSLIGIGTFLVILGFGILNFSLQQTQDVCISDFSGDVLITGKPEKDSIMVQLLGVFQTVSVSMDRPKMPYLVPFEKVKSKVESLPEVKGLTNSVFASGMLKPVDLPDSWEPEDKNRSSFPYVQILGIEPKSYKNLFDTIKIYEGEFPKASNGKFAMLPRDRKKRFEDYYGRTLKLGDEILISAFAGKARQQKVIITGFFDYAHPDTAIDGIAYFDVDTTRILADMTLGARTAAAIPDSVDLSLSEKSEDELFSDDFDSDIIDTAASSNTKIDYENLLGSTELRDQLNLADNEAWHHIVIKLNDSSKTQSVIKTLNDWFKEEGINAQALDWKLGMAMYYGAIEGTRTLFITMLVILSVVVLIVIMNTLVVAVMQRSSEIGTMRAIGAKKGFVRKIFFAESFFMSCVGVLIGLILALIGAAVVNAFNIRVGEILAAMFGGKQIRVSISIGSALWTMAAMLLAGLAANWYPVRLALKISPLEAINR; this is encoded by the coding sequence ATGAATAAGACGATTTTTAAAATGGCGGTAAAAAATCTTTTTGCAAATAAGGCAAAGATGATTATTACCTTATCGCTTATAGGAATAGGAACCTTTTTGGTTATCTTAGGTTTCGGTATCCTAAATTTTTCATTGCAGCAAACTCAGGATGTATGTATAAGCGATTTTTCAGGCGATGTTTTAATTACCGGTAAACCTGAAAAAGACAGTATAATGGTTCAGCTTTTAGGTGTTTTTCAGACGGTAAGTGTCAGCATGGATAGACCTAAGATGCCTTATCTGGTTCCTTTTGAAAAGGTTAAGTCCAAGGTTGAAAGCCTTCCTGAAGTAAAAGGCCTTACTAATTCGGTTTTCGCAAGCGGAATGCTTAAGCCTGTTGATCTTCCCGATTCATGGGAGCCTGAGGACAAGAATAGAAGCTCTTTTCCGTATGTACAGATTCTGGGCATTGAGCCTAAAAGCTATAAAAATCTTTTCGATACGATTAAGATTTACGAGGGAGAATTCCCTAAAGCTTCAAACGGAAAATTTGCCATGCTTCCCCGCGATAGAAAAAAGAGATTTGAAGATTACTATGGCAGAACTTTAAAGCTCGGAGACGAAATATTGATTTCTGCCTTTGCAGGAAAGGCAAGACAGCAAAAAGTTATTATAACAGGCTTTTTCGATTATGCTCATCCCGATACGGCAATAGACGGTATAGCTTACTTTGATGTAGACACAACCCGCATTCTTGCAGATATGACACTGGGAGCGAGGACTGCAGCGGCAATTCCCGATTCTGTCGATCTAAGCCTTTCAGAAAAATCGGAAGATGAGCTTTTTTCGGATGATTTCGATTCGGATATTATAGACACCGCTGCGAGCTCAAACACAAAGATTGATTATGAAAATCTTTTGGGAAGTACCGAGCTGCGCGATCAACTCAACCTTGCCGATAATGAGGCTTGGCATCACATAGTAATAAAGCTTAATGATTCTTCAAAAACTCAAAGTGTAATTAAAACATTAAATGATTGGTTTAAGGAAGAAGGAATAAATGCCCAAGCCTTGGACTGGAAGCTCGGAATGGCTATGTATTATGGAGCGATAGAAGGCACAAGAACTCTTTTTATCACAATGCTTGTTATTCTTTCCGTGGTAGTTTTAATCGTTATAATGAATACACTTGTTGTTGCCGTTATGCAAAGAAGTTCCGAAATCGGAACAATGAGGGCAATAGGTGCTAAAAAAGGCTTTGTAAGAAAGATATTTTTTGCGGAATCGTTTTTTATGTCATGCGTAGGAGTGCTTATAGGCTTGATTCTTGCTCTTATCGGAGCTGCCGTAGTTAATGCTTTTAATATCAGAGTCGGCGAGATCCTTGCGGCTATGTTCGGCGGAAAGCAAATAAGGGTAAGTATTTCTATCGGTTCTGCTCTTTGGACAATGGCTGCAATGCTTTTGGCCGGTCTTGCCGCAAACTGGTATCCTGTAAGGCTTGCCTTAAAGATAAGCCCTCTTGAAGCAATCAACCGTTAA
- a CDS encoding ABC transporter permease has product MNILKIAFRNLNRQKRRSILLVFAIAFAFFVVIFMDGMTSGALNSMAGEISKIVGGHVYIIGSKKAADKNADDSAQVYMNAEDIALVEKTVKELGIDTVYIIKRSRSSGKLIFEGKEVTSQIDGCKFDEEKILHDSILFKEGSWEAMKKENAILLSESIAQSLNVGLHDIVLLETKTSKGQLTVIELQVEGIAVNRSPFGGITNYINFDYLQKVTELEKGSIEVYSLFLKNPDMQEAYAQMLEKKFGEIGPTASRALARQISPSQPANNVLKQLEEGKWKGTKFGVATFYDFAPQMVTLMNTLNGISFGVLVVLLVITMIGISNTFKIIVHERRGEVGTMRSCGIMRRHVRHLFLAEASFLSLFGAVCGFVLAVIAMQVISFIPIASDSPFSVFTKNGYFTWNLSVLLVLLKFAIMLGLTLLTVRGSASRAANMIPAEALRSGK; this is encoded by the coding sequence ATGAATATATTAAAAATAGCGTTTAGGAATTTAAACAGACAAAAAAGGCGAAGTATTCTTTTGGTTTTTGCAATAGCCTTTGCTTTCTTTGTCGTTATCTTTATGGACGGCATGACTTCCGGGGCCTTAAACAGCATGGCTGGCGAAATTTCAAAAATTGTAGGCGGTCATGTCTATATAATCGGTTCAAAAAAGGCTGCAGATAAAAATGCCGATGACTCTGCTCAAGTTTATATGAATGCCGAAGATATCGCTTTAGTAGAAAAAACCGTAAAAGAATTGGGTATCGATACCGTGTACATCATAAAAAGAAGCCGCTCATCGGGTAAACTCATCTTTGAAGGAAAAGAAGTTACCTCTCAAATTGACGGCTGCAAATTTGATGAAGAAAAAATTTTGCATGACAGTATTCTTTTTAAAGAAGGAAGCTGGGAAGCCATGAAAAAAGAAAATGCGATTCTTCTTTCCGAATCGATAGCTCAAAGCTTAAATGTAGGTTTACACGACATAGTTTTACTTGAAACCAAGACCTCGAAAGGACAGCTTACCGTTATTGAACTTCAAGTAGAAGGAATTGCAGTAAACCGCTCTCCGTTCGGCGGAATCACAAATTACATCAATTTTGATTATTTACAAAAAGTTACGGAGCTTGAAAAAGGAAGCATAGAAGTATATTCCCTTTTCTTAAAAAATCCTGACATGCAGGAAGCTTATGCTCAGATGCTCGAAAAAAAGTTCGGAGAAATAGGACCGACTGCAAGCAGAGCTCTTGCAAGACAGATAAGTCCGTCGCAGCCTGCAAACAATGTGCTTAAACAGCTTGAAGAAGGAAAGTGGAAAGGAACAAAATTCGGTGTAGCGACTTTTTATGATTTTGCTCCTCAGATGGTTACACTGATGAATACCTTAAACGGTATAAGCTTCGGAGTTTTGGTGGTTCTTTTGGTTATTACGATGATAGGTATTTCAAACACCTTTAAAATTATCGTACATGAAAGAAGGGGTGAAGTCGGAACCATGCGCTCTTGCGGTATTATGAGAAGACACGTAAGGCATCTTTTCCTTGCAGAAGCTTCATTTTTGTCATTGTTTGGAGCCGTATGCGGTTTTGTCCTTGCGGTTATCGCAATGCAGGTTATATCCTTTATTCCTATTGCCTCGGATTCTCCCTTTTCGGTCTTCACCAAAAACGGATACTTTACATGGAACCTATCGGTACTTTTAGTTTTATTAAAGTTTGCGATAATGTTGGGTTTGACTCTGCTTACAGTAAGGGGCTCAGCTTCAAGAGCCGCTAACATGATTCCTGCCGAAGCGCTTAGGTCAGGAAAATAA
- a CDS encoding outer membrane lipoprotein-sorting protein produces MGEFMNKKFLIVLIAFFVSMAAFAEVPSTEEMYKIMDKVFDRGNFEKDFTSTLTLIVEKPNQPKEVVQFKLFRRDKKDQTTLIQLAPEADKGNGYLQEKDNLWFYDPIAHQFTHSSLKKNLANSDTKLSDVNKKSEFRQAWEILKIEEAKVGKYEVYAVTAKALQKDATYAQEKFFLRKDEHLILKTESYGASGKHMRTTLIPKYAKVEGLPLPVHQIYINELIKGEKTTQIFQDFSTVRIDDVVFTKAYLEKIN; encoded by the coding sequence ATAGGAGAGTTTATGAACAAGAAATTTTTGATTGTGCTCATTGCTTTTTTTGTAAGCATGGCGGCATTTGCTGAGGTTCCTTCGACGGAGGAAATGTATAAGATTATGGACAAGGTTTTCGACAGGGGGAATTTTGAAAAAGATTTTACCAGCACTCTCACGCTGATTGTCGAAAAACCTAATCAACCTAAGGAGGTTGTGCAGTTTAAACTTTTCAGGCGTGATAAGAAAGACCAAACAACTCTTATTCAGCTTGCACCTGAAGCAGATAAGGGAAACGGTTATCTGCAAGAAAAAGATAACCTTTGGTTTTATGACCCGATTGCTCACCAGTTTACTCACTCTTCGCTTAAAAAGAATTTGGCAAACAGCGATACAAAGTTATCCGATGTAAATAAAAAGTCCGAGTTTAGGCAGGCTTGGGAAATTCTTAAAATTGAAGAAGCAAAGGTCGGTAAGTATGAAGTTTATGCGGTAACGGCTAAGGCCTTGCAAAAAGATGCAACTTATGCCCAAGAAAAATTCTTTTTAAGAAAAGATGAACACCTTATCTTAAAAACGGAAAGTTACGGTGCAAGCGGAAAGCATATGAGAACAACACTCATACCCAAATACGCAAAGGTAGAAGGGCTGCCTCTTCCCGTACATCAAATATATATCAATGAACTTATAAAGGGAGAAAAAACAACGCAGATATTTCAAGATTTTAGCACTGTAAGAATTGATGATGTCGTTTTTACAAAGGCATATTTGGAGAAGATAAACTAA